A genomic region of Nymphaea colorata isolate Beijing-Zhang1983 chromosome 2, ASM883128v2, whole genome shotgun sequence contains the following coding sequences:
- the LOC116247121 gene encoding uncharacterized protein LOC116247121: protein MGPIVLTQLATGLGVLAGAVLVKSAIEQKPMAGGWPRCPTCNGTGRVSCLCARWSDGDIGCRTCAGSGRMACSSCGGTGTGRPIPAALSVKKSNHNHHHPH, encoded by the coding sequence ATGGGTCCGATTGTCTTGACCCAGTTGGCCACCGGCCTGGGAGTGCTGGCGGGAGCCGTGCTGGTGAAATCGGCCATAGAGCAGAAGCCCATGGCTGGGGGCTGGCCTCGCTGCCCAACCTGCAACGGCACCGGCCGCGTTAGCTGCCTCTGCGCCCGCTGGTCCGACGGGGACATCGGCTGCAGGACCTGCGCCGGGTCCGGGAGGATGGCGTGCAGCAGCTGTGGGGGGACAGGCACCGGCCGTCCCATTCCCGCCGCCTTGTCCGTGAAGAAGAGCAACCACAACCACCACCATCCTCACTGA